One window of the Cryptococcus gattii WM276 chromosome E, complete sequence genome contains the following:
- a CDS encoding Hypothetical protein (Similar to TIGR gene model, INSD accession AAW43428.1; CNE00360): MDIDEDDAFLYGDEPQQQESTAQSEAQEQAQAQAAKESAISASMAASLAAYGIDASAAVVEPLPENPEDGGVEEEDEGDEDEDEESDEDDVKLVFTGGSSRQLDLRKPQQAPAVVGIGKWAHASTGSQAPATPSTPQAGQVTATQNVPGQTTEYTPAPRPSASATPQPQPVNALANPPIAPTSQAPNLQPQPSTITNAVAANGPPTNPNLPPSHLPPVTNPAANPRFDPSNPSGVIPSSGQSVYDIDLSLFEGSGQPWRQPGAVVSDWFNFGFDEHTFPKWVRYRTEMGEGVKSLAAGGGLGAGAGVGGDTMNQMGVNGMNGMNPQVQAQAQAAAAAAAAMQGMGGMGGMMPNQMQAQMQQMQQMQQMQQMQQMMAMGGMPGMQGMDMGMMGQMGQMGGMGGMGGMGGMGQMGQMGQMGARQGVRPNNPTAGNAIANNANATANSNSGGQEVKQEEGEHVEQPSAGATPTGRAPPPPGRNMNVGTTTSSGPAAVTPNAGAVNPAAAAAAANVAGTANPSATTANAATANANTAAHVPTGPRATTAVPLGPRAGAGMVPTGPKGRFRDKDRVVDVGSASGGTLDYGGGDDVVPPASSASASASNANANAGSGSGMRSTSKRDRERDRERERERDKESHSRDSRGRDRGRDKDRERERERERGEYDEEGYTSDEKDRERRRRRERSERSDKDKERSDKRKREGGSVSASASLGPGGWEEGEEEEEYVVPRERERERTRRKRSESEDDEGHRRSKRR; the protein is encoded by the exons ATGGacatcgatgaagatgacgCTTTCCTCTATGGGGATGAACCTCAACAGCAAGAATCTACTGCCCAATCTGAGGCGCAGGAGCAAGCACAAGCACAAGCAGCAAAGGAGAGTGCGATCAGCGCATCGATGGCAGC GTCCCTAGCGGCATACGGTATAGACGCCTCTGCAGCCGTTGTCGAACCTCTCCCCGAAAACCCGGAAGACGGTGGtgtcgaagaagaagatgaaggagatgaagatgaggatgaggaatcagacgaggatgatgtAAAGCTTGTATTTACTGGAGGGAGCTCGAGACAATTGGATTTGAG GAAACCGCAACAGGCTCCAGCAGTTGTTGGGATTGGAAAATGGGCACATGCGAGTACAGGTTCGCAAGCGCCTGCGACGCCTAGTACGCCTCAAGCTGGTCAGGTTACCG CAACCCAAAACGTCCCTGGACAAACCACCGAATACACACCCGCACCTCGTCCTTCTGCGTCTGCCACCCCTCAACCCCAACCTGTCAACGCGCTGGCCAACCCGCCCATTGCGCCCACCTCTCAAGCACCCAATCTTCAACCGCAACCTTCGACTATCACCAACGCCGTCGCCGCCAACGGCCCCCCAACAAACCCCAATCTCCCTCCCTCCCACTTACCTCCCGTGACCAACCCTGCCGCCAACCCGCGATTCGACCCGTCCAATCCTTCCGGCGTCATCCCTTCCTCTGGCCAGTCAGTGTACGATATTGATCTTTCCTTATTCGAAGGTTCCGGCCAACCGTGGCGCCAGCCCGGGGCGGTAGTGAGTGATTGGTTTAATTTCGGGTTTGATGAGCATACTTTCCCGAAATGGGTGAGGTATCGAACCGAGATGGGGGAGGGTGTCAAGTCTCTTGCTGCTGGTGGTGGTCTTGGTGCGGGAGCCGGGGTGGGCGGTGATACGATGAACCAAATGGGTGTGAACGGGATGAATGGGATGAACCCGCAAGTCCAAGCTCAAGCCCAAGCAGCAGCCgcggcagcagcagcgaTGCAAGGTATGGGCGGTATGGGTGGCATGATGCCGAACCAGATGCAAGCGCAGATGCAGCAGATGCAACAAATGCAACAAATGCAGCAGATGCAGCAGATGATGGCGATGGGGGGTATGCCGGGGATGCAGGGGATGGATATGGGGATGATGGGCCAGATGGGACAGATGGGAGGGATGGGAGGAATGGGTGGAATGGGCGGGATGGGGCAGATGGGGCAAATGGGACAGATGGGTGCAAGACAAG GTGTCCGACCCAACAACCCTACCGCCGGCAACGCCATTGCAAACAACGCCAACGCCACTGCAAACTCAAACTCTGGAGGACAAGAAGTaaaacaagaagaaggcgaacACGTCGAACAACCATCTGCCGGTGCCACACCAACGGGTAGGGCACCACCGCCTCCCGGGAGGAATATGAATGTTGGAACCACCACTTCTTCCGGTCCCGCGGCTGTTACTCCCAACGCCGGGGCCGTGAACCCGGCTGCTGCTGCGGCTGCCGCGAATGTAGCTGGCACTGCCAACCCCTCCGCCACCACTGCCAACGCTGCCACCGCCAACGCCAATACTGCGGCCCACGTGCCAACCGGTCCACGCGCAACAACAGCCGTCCCCCTCGGCCCCCGCGCCGGAGCGGGGATGGTGCCCACAGGCCCGAAAGGAAGGTTTAGAGATAAAGATCGGGTGGTTGATGTAGGTTCTGCCAGTGGGGGGACGTTGGATTATGGTGGTGGGGATGATGTAGTGCCGcctgcttcttctgcttctgcCTCTGCTTCCAATGCGAATGCGAATGCGGGGTCGGGTTCGGGTATGAGGAGCACGAGTAAACGTGATCGGGAAAGAGATcgggagagggaaagggaaagggatAAGGAGAGTCACAGCAGAGATAGTAGAGGGAGAGATCGAGGGAGAGATAAGGAtagggagagggagagggagagggagaggggAGAATATGATGAAGAGGGGTATACTTCCGACGAGAAGGATAGAGAGAGAAGGcgaaggagggagaggagtGAACGTAGCgacaaggacaaggagCGTAGTGATAAGAGGAAACGGGAAGGGGGGAGTGTTAGTGCGAGCGCGAGTTTGGGTCCCGGGGGatgggaggaaggtgaggaggaggaagagtaTGTAGTACCAcgggagagggagagggagaggacgaggaggaagaggtcggagagtgaggatgatgagggaCATAGAAGGAGTAAGAGGAGATAA
- a CDS encoding Hypothetical protein (Similar to TIGR gene model, INSD accession AAW43430.1; CNE00370), which yields MSTTPIPHLYRSLLRELRLASHKSRTTRNLTVNTHIRTLVESSSNNPNSLSKILLETRDFLRATRIHAVQPHTRHVARRASGGHCPTSRVECS from the exons ATGTCCACCACGCCAATCCCTCACCTCTACCGCTCTCTCCTCAGGGAACTCCGTCTTGCC TCCCACAAATCAAGAACGACCCGTAACCTCACAGTCAACACCCACATCAGAACCCTCGTCGAATCATCTTCCAACAACCCCAATTCACTTTCAAAGATACTATTAGAGACGAGGGACTTTTTGAGGGCTACTCGTATCCATGCG GTACAACCCCACACACGGCATGTCGCAAGAAGAGCGAGTGGTGGCCACTGCCCGACGAGTAGGGTTGAATGCTCCTAA
- a CDS encoding Hypothetical protein (Similar to TIGR gene model, INSD accession AAW43433.1; CNE00380), giving the protein MTDQNKPRPKVTSHITSTPSHPPSTTYKASIRAKVTPGAITASQTPPGASSKPSLKSTPSSSSLRSHASASSAGTPRTGARSPLQRTPSTPSTPAPVPQARVTKPFQAQRSPLTPGFAPSSGHPSSSSSSVSASGVASGTPVAVPRVRAAKSALGVSSLSNSSASKRKNNTESSTGSRSHSRSGNDDGSEYEQTPDAQARRYAVDKATSTVGTNGRIDRAPRARVKLQPQPQTQAQTGLQNQGTHLPPHVPYHLLTHPTASAPASPIHYSQLQDHNPDIQAQDQDPNLPSALPSTSTSTSFTMTRRTSKPRLPPMVLHPYERQQALKEGRKIVGAASVGSGMRIMPGSPEMKTVELPALTPRVPGTPVLAGQGNGEWKDDEKNGYGNRENGTEQEEVTNKTGGEGEGIKRDRVENEVEVEAGTEEKGNEEQEVDDMLGTDAVEAKINRKIADLEISNASLLAINQALEATKSKQRAEIGKLRRRLRETLAFPHLGAGGASGGSPSSFGRGFGAGFSGSHSNSGLDLGASTLEDEPERENDFDLFLLHEAEMADPQLDARWCKMEDLVLGMKKAAEEAVRKGEEEGSREGRGRVLGWAEMEEMRDMGDGDASFTSEGNGEKSEEEEGTVS; this is encoded by the exons ATGACTGACCAAAACAAGCCCCGTCCCAAA GTGACTTCGCATATAACCAGCACGCCAAGTCACCCACCCAGCACGACGTACAAAGCATCCATCCGCGCCAAGGTCACGCCGGGCGCCATCACCGCCTCCCAGACGCCCCCCGGCGCTAGCTCGAAACCATCGCTCAAATCCAcgccctcctcctcttccctccgCTCGCACGCCTCCGCCTCTTCCGCCGGCACCCCGAGGACTGGTGCAAGGTCCCCTCTGCAAAGGACGCCCTCTACGCCCTCTACACCCGCACCCGTGCCTCAAGCCAGGGTGACTAAGCCTTTTCAGGCCCAGCGCTCGCCACTCACCCCGGGGTTTGCGCCTAGTTCCGGCcatccctcttcttcgtccaGCTCTGTATCTGCATCCGGTGTGGCCTCGGGGACTCCGGTGGCTGTACCGAGGGTGAGAGCTGCAAAGTCAGCATTAGGCGTGTCGAGCTTGTCCAACTCGAGTGCAAGCAAGAGAAAAAATAACACCGAGAGCAGTACTGGCAGTCGTAGTCACAGTCGCAGTGGGAATGATGATGGCAGTGAGTATGAACAGACGCCAGACGCACAGGCGAGACGGTACGCGGTGGATAAGGCGACTTCAACTGTTGGTACCAATGGAAGGATCGATCGAGCACCTCGAGCGAGGGTAAAACTTCAACCTCAACCACAGACGCAAGCTCAGACGGGACT CCAAAACCAAGGTACACACTTGCCTCCGCATGTACCGTACCATCTCTTAACCCACCCAACGGCTTCAGCGCCTGCTTCGCCTATCCACTACTCCCAGCTTCAGGATCACAATCCCGATATACAAGCCCAAGATCAAGATCCCAACCTTCCTTCAGCTCTAccctccacctccacctccacttCTTTTACAATGACGAGGAGGACGTCAAAACCACGTTTACCACCCATGGTTCTCCACCCTTACGAGCGCCAACAAGCACTTAAAGAAGGGCGAAAAATCGTCGGCGCCGCGAGTGTAGGAAGCGGAATGAGGATAATGCCAGGTTCGCCAGAGATGAAGACCGTAGAGTTACCGGCTTTGACACCTCGTGTGCCTGGTACGCCTGTTTTAGCAGGGCAGGGAAATGGCGAGTGGAAGGACGACGA GAAGAATGGGTATGGGAATAGGGAAAATGGTACGGAACAAGAGGAAGTGACAAACAAAAcaggaggagaaggagaaggaatAAAAAGAGATCGGGTGGAAAACGAGGTCGAGGTAGAGGCAGGGACggaggaaaaaggaaacGAAGAACAAGAAGTGGATGATATGTTGGGTACGGATGCAGTAGAGGCCAAGATCAATCGCAAG ATAGCAGACCTCGAAATATCCAACGCCAGTCTTCTAGCGATCAACCAAGCCCTCGAAGCTACCAAATCCAAACAACGCGCAGAGATCGGGAAACTCAGGAGACGGTTACGCGAGACGCTCGCTTTCCCTCATCTCGGTGCTGGAGGAGCTTCCGGTGGTTCTCCATCCAGCTTTGGCCGTGGTTTTGGGGCAGGTTTCAGCGGCTCTCACTCAAACTCTGGATTGGACTTGGGCGCATCAACTCTAGAAGACGAACCCGAACGCGAAAATGATTTCGACCTTTTTCTCCTCCATGAAGCCGAGATGGCAGATCCTCAGCTCGATGCCCGGTGGTGCAAGATGGAGGATTTGGTGTTGGGTATGAAGAAAGCTGCAGAAGAAGCGGTGaggaaaggggaagaggaagggtCGAGGGAGGGAAGGGGGAGAGTGTTGGGATGGGcagagatggaggagatgagggaTATGGGGGATGGAGATGCTAGTTTTACGTCAGAAGGGAATGGGGAGAAatctgaagaagaagaaggaacaGTCTCGTGA
- a CDS encoding Multidrug transporter, putative (Similar to TIGR gene model, INSD accession AAW43436.1), with amino-acid sequence MSTNPAVPKEVPPDVDRSSTSTVRGEAFNPVANHEKLKNDPVGMDKNIRKQETQITHVEGQTRPSQRRGDTGDGRHILQEEEAPEVLGFAWSTRKKWTTLTVIFIVQCSMNYNAAVYANGTAFLQEKFDISAQAARVGQMIFLVSYAFGCEAWAPWSEELGRRWILQSSLFLVNIWQILAALAPNFGSVIVARFLGGISSAGGSVTLGMVADLYDPNEQQWAVAFIVFSSVGGSVIGPIVGPFIAANLDWGWICWTQLIFGGFVQILHLLIVPESRATILLDREAKRRREAGEHNIYGPNELKSFKERFSLHEMVKTSCRPFVMFVTEPIVLCLSLLSGFSDALIFTFMEAFTPVYEQWGFDTEHMALAFVPIAIGYFLAYLIYIPPLMKQRKVLRKDPDAAPELRLEPLLYLAPLETIGLFGFAWTSLGPPHVHWIAPMIFSCLVGIANYAIYMSTIDYMVAVYGPYSASATGGKGMARDFLGWYRSFIFYTNIGGSSYRLHLEWPSTILAIIAFFVAIPIYVFYYYGAWFRERSKFAMSLAGERIERRVSRLEEQKMGA; translated from the exons GCTCAAGAATGACCCAGTGGGCATGGACAAGAATATTCGAAAGCAAGAGACACAGATTACTCATGTGGAGGGTCAAACACGACCAAGTCAACGAAGGGGAGACACCGGAGACGGGCGTCATATTTtgcaagaagaggaagcgCCAGAAGTTTTGGGTTTCGCCTGGTCAACAAGGAAGAAATGGACAACTTTGACTGTCATCTTCATTGTGCAATGTTCTATGAACTATAACGCTGCCGTCTATGCCAACG GTACTGCTTTCCTGCAGGAAAAGTTCGATATCAGTGCCCAAGCTGCGCGAGTTGGGCAGATGATTTTCCTGGTCTCCTATGCTTTTGGCTGTGAA GCATGGGCTCCATGGTCTGAAGAACTGGGTCGACGATGGATATTACAATCGTCTTTGTTCTTGGTCAACA TCTGGCAAATCCTTGCCGCTCTTGCTCCCAACTTTGGTTCCGTTATTGTCGCTCGATTCTTGGGTGGTATCTCGTCCGCTGGCGGTTCCGTTACGCTGGGAATGG TTGCTGATCTATACGATCCGAATGAACAACAGTGGGCTGTCGCCTTCATTGTTTTCTCGTCTGTTGGA GGTAGTGTTATCGGTCCTATTGTCGGTCCCTTTATTGCCGCCAACCTTGACTG GGGATGGATTTGCTGGACCCAGCTCATCTTTGGCGGTTTCGTTCAAATCCTCCACCTCCTTATCGTCCCCGAATCTCGAGCTACCATCCTCCTTGACCGAGAAGCCAAGCGTCGTCGTGAAGCTGGCGAGCATAACATCTATGGCCCTAACGAACTAAAGTCTTTCAAGGAAAGGTTCTCCTTGCACGAAATGGTCAAGACGTCCTGTAGACCTTTTGTCATGTTTGTAACAGAACCTATCGTACTCTGTTTGTCTTTGCTTTCGGGTTTCAGTGATGCCCTTATCTTCACTTTCATGGAAGCTTTTACTCCTGTTTATG AGCAATGGGGATTCGACACTGAACACATGGCACTGGCCTTTGTTCC CATCGCCATCGGTTACTTCCTTGCTTATCTTATTTATATCCCTCCCCTGATGAAGCAGCGCAAGGTGTTGAGAAAAGATCCCGACGCGGCTCCCGAACTGCGATTGGAGCCCCTCTTGTACC TCGCGCCCCTTGAGACAATTGGTCTCTTCGGCTTTGCTTGGACTTCCCTCGGTCCCCCCCACGTCCACTGGATTGCACCTATGATCTTCTCCTGTCTTGTCGGTATTGCCAACTACGCCATTTACATGTCTACCATTGACTA TATGGTTGCT GTTTATGGTCCTTATTCTGCTTCTGCGACTGGCGGTAAGGGAATGGCCCGTGACTTTTTGGGCTGGTATCGCAGCTTTATAT TCTACACCAACATCGGCGGAAGTTCATATCGACTTCATCTCGAATGGCCTTCGACGATTCTCGCCATCATCGCTTTTTTCGTAGCCATTCCGATTTACGTCTTCTACTACTACGGCGCCTGGTTCCGAGAACGTTCCAAGTTTGCCATGTCGCTCGCTGGTGAACGAATCGAGAGGCGGGTGTCGAGGTTGGAGGAGCAAAAGATGGGCGCCTAA